One part of the Vicia villosa cultivar HV-30 ecotype Madison, WI linkage group LG6, Vvil1.0, whole genome shotgun sequence genome encodes these proteins:
- the LOC131610425 gene encoding DNA replication licensing factor MCM7: protein MNTKGVDFASDKVLASRFLSEFADANGEAKYLNILQDVANHKARSVEIDLDDLMNYKDLDEDFLTRVTENTRRYVGIFADAIDELMPEPTETFVDDDHDILMTQRSDEGTEGADGSDPHQKMPPEIKRFFEVYIKASSKGRPFTIREVKASNIGQLVRLAGIVTRCSDVKPLMQVAVYTCEDCGFEIYQEVTARIFMPLFECPSRRCVTNKSKGNVILQLRASKFLRFQEAKIQELAEHVPKGHIPRTMTVHLRGELTRKVAPGDVVELSGIFLPIPYVGFRAMRAGLVADTYLEAMSVSHFKKKYEEYELRGDEEEQIKRLAEDGDIYDKLSRSLAPEIFGHEDIKKALLLLLVGAPHRQLKDGMKIRGDLHICLMGDPGVAKSQLLKHIINVAPRGVYTTGKGSSGVGLTAAVQKDPVTNEMVLEGGALVLSDMGICAIDEFDKMDESDRTSIHEVMEQQTVSIAKAGITTSLNARTAVLAAANPAWGRYDLRRTPAENINLPPALLSRFDLLWLILDRADMDNDLEMARHVVYVHQNKESPALGFTPLEPSVLRAYISTARRLSPTVPRELEEYIASAYSSIRQEEAKSTTPHSYTTVRTLLSILRISAALARLRFAETVAQSDVDEALRLMQMSKFSLYSDDRQRSGLDAISDIYSILRDEAARSHKMDVNYRDALNWISRKGYSEAQLKECLEEYAALNVWQIHPQTFDIKFIDA, encoded by the exons ATGAACACCAAAGGTGTCGATTTCGCCTCAGACAAAG TTCTAGCGAGTAGGTTTCTTTCCGAATTCGCAGACGCTAATGGCGAAGCCAAGTACCTCAACATCctg CAAGATGTTGCGAACCACAAAGCTCGATCTGTTGAGATTGATCTCGACGACTTAATGAAC TATAAGGATCTAGATGAGGATTTTTTGACGCGAGTTACTGAGAATACGAGAAGATATGTAGGGATTTTTGCTGATGCGATTGACGAGCTCATGCCGGAGCCTACTGAGACGTTTGTGGATGATGATCATGATATTTTGATGACTCAGAGATCTGATGAAGGAACTGAAGGTGCTGATGGTTCTGACCCGCACCAGAAGATGCCTCCTGAAATTAAGCGCTTCTT TGAAGTTTATATTAAAGCATCTTCGAAAGGACGACCATTTACAATTAGGGAGGTGAAGGCTTCAAACATTGGCCAGCTTGTGAGATTAGCTGGAATAGTTACAAGATGCTCTGATGTCAAACCATTGATGCAGGTTGCTGTGTACACCTGTGAGGATTGTGGCTTTGAAATTTACCAG GAAGTAACAGCTAGAATATTCATGCCTTTGTTTGAGTGTCCATCAAGGCGCTGTGTCACGAACAAGAGCAAGGGTAATGTCATCCTTCAACTGAGAGCATCAAAGTTTTTGAGATTTCAAGAG GCCAAAATTCAAGAATTAGCTGAACATGTTCCAAAGGGTCATATTCCACGAACAATGACTGTTCATCTTAGGGGAGAACTCACTAGAAAG GTAGCTCCTGGTGATGTAGTTGAACTATCTGGAATTTTTCTTCCTATACCTTATGTTGGTTTTAGAGCAATGCGTGCTGGCCTAGTTGCTGACACATACTTAGAGGCCATGTCCGTGTCTCATTTTAAGAAAAAATATGAAGA ATATGAGCTTAGAGGAGATGAAGAAGAGCAGATTAAACGTTTAGCAGAAGACGGTGATATCTATGATAAGTTGTCGAGGTCACTAGCTCCTGAAATTTTTGGACATGAAGATATAAAGAAAGCACTGCTGCTGCTTCTTGTTGGTGCACCCCATCGGCAATTGAAAGATGGAATGAAG ATTAGAGGAGATCTACATATATGTTTGATGGGGGATCCTGGTGTTGCCAAGAGTCAGCTTCTTAAACACATAATCAATGTAGCACCCAGGGGTGTATACACCACTGGAAAAGGAAGTAGTGGAGTTGGACTAACTGCTGCTGTTCAGAAAGATCCAGTGACAAATGAGATGGTTTTGGAGGGCGGGGCATTG GTGCTATCAGATATGGGCATATGCGCCATTGATGAATTTGACAAGATGGATGAATCGGATCGTACATCTATACATGAAGTTATGGAACAACAGACTGTTAGCATTGCCAAGGCTGGAATCACTACATCACTGAATGCAAGGACTGCTGTCCTTGCTGCAGCTAACCCGGCATG GGGAAGATATGATCTAAGAAGAACTCCTGCTGAAAATATTAATCTTCCACCTGCCCTCCTATCAAGGTTTGATTTACTGTGGTTGATTCTAGATCGAGCTGACATGGATAACGATCTTGAAATGGCAAGGCATGTTGTCTATGTTCACCAAAACAAAGAGTCCCCTGCACTAGGATTCACTCCTCTTGAACCATCTGTTCTACG TGCATACATATCAACTGCTAGAAGATTGTCTCCTACTGTCCCAAGGGAACTGGAAGAGTATATTGCCAGTGCTTACTCTAGCATTCGTCAAGAAGAAGCTAAATCCACCACTCCACATTCCTATACAACTGTCAGAACATTGCTCAGCATTCTCCGCATATCAGCC GCCCTAGCAAGGCTCCGATTTGCTGAAACTGTTGCTCAGAGTGATGTGGATGAGGCATTGAGGTTAATGCAGATGTCAAAATTCTCTTTGTACTCTGATGACCGTCAAAGATCAGGTCTGGATGCTATATCTGATATTTATTCTATACTCCGTGATGAAGCCGCTAGAAGTCACAAAATGGACGTCAACTATCGTGATGCATTGAATTGGATATCTCGAAAG GGGTACAGCGAAGCCCAGTTGAAAGAGTGTTTAGAGGAGTATGCAGCATTGAATGTATGGCAGATACATCCTCAAACCTTTGATATAAAATTTATTGATGCTTGA